A single genomic interval of Microbacterium oleivorans harbors:
- a CDS encoding family 20 glycosylhydrolase: MMSLPLVPLPASTVRGDAAPFALSPAVRITGDARSAGALRRLVVTRTGVHLVDASTPSAPSAPSTGPAGAATAPAPIADAAGPGIELSVDGKGRPESYRLRVDGDGVVVRAADAAGLFYGVQTIGQLIVRAGDGWAVSAVSIDDAPRFAYRGVMLDVARHFHDVATVTAFLERAASLKFNVLHLHLSDDQGWRLQSARRPELTAQSAANAVAGDPGGFFTHDDYRAIIAHAADHHMTVVPEFDMPGHTHAVSLAYPEVVAEPALEGWDPAGGEPPVAGEPYTGIGVGFSSLRIGDPATDAFVDDVITELAGLTPGPYLHFGGDEAFGTPADAYAAFVARTSAAIARLGKTPIAWHEAGAASDLAPGTIGQYWSFVSPAEGAAEKARAFVDRGGRLILSPADAVYLDMKPDASAPLGLTWAGGPTSLERAYSWEPLDVVPGLSEADILGVEAPLWSETVRDLDDIDALAFPRIAAAAEAAWSAPTGTTDERSWASFRARVGGLGPLWTTLGIRFPASREVPWTI, translated from the coding sequence ATGATGTCGCTGCCGCTGGTGCCGCTGCCCGCCTCCACCGTCCGCGGGGACGCAGCGCCCTTCGCACTCTCGCCCGCGGTGCGCATCACCGGCGACGCCCGTTCGGCGGGTGCGCTCCGCCGTCTCGTCGTCACCCGCACCGGTGTGCACCTCGTGGATGCGAGCACTCCGAGCGCGCCCAGCGCGCCGAGCACCGGCCCCGCCGGCGCGGCAACCGCACCCGCGCCCATCGCCGACGCCGCCGGCCCGGGGATCGAGCTGTCCGTCGACGGCAAGGGGCGGCCCGAGTCCTACCGGCTGCGCGTCGACGGCGACGGTGTCGTCGTGCGCGCCGCCGACGCGGCAGGGCTCTTCTACGGCGTGCAGACCATCGGCCAGCTGATCGTCCGCGCCGGCGACGGGTGGGCGGTGTCCGCGGTGAGCATCGACGACGCGCCCCGCTTCGCCTATCGCGGCGTCATGCTCGACGTCGCTCGACACTTCCACGACGTGGCGACCGTGACCGCCTTCCTCGAGCGGGCCGCGAGCCTGAAGTTCAACGTGCTGCATCTGCATCTGAGCGACGACCAGGGCTGGCGCCTGCAGTCCGCGCGGCGCCCCGAGCTCACCGCGCAGAGCGCCGCGAATGCGGTCGCCGGCGACCCGGGCGGGTTCTTCACCCACGACGACTACCGCGCGATCATCGCGCACGCCGCCGATCATCACATGACCGTGGTGCCCGAGTTCGACATGCCCGGACACACCCACGCCGTCAGCCTCGCCTACCCCGAGGTGGTCGCCGAGCCGGCCCTCGAGGGTTGGGACCCGGCGGGGGGCGAGCCCCCTGTCGCCGGGGAGCCCTACACCGGCATCGGGGTCGGATTCTCGTCCCTGCGGATCGGAGACCCGGCCACCGACGCGTTCGTCGACGACGTCATCACCGAGCTCGCCGGGCTCACCCCCGGCCCCTATCTGCACTTCGGCGGCGACGAGGCGTTCGGCACACCGGCCGATGCCTACGCGGCGTTCGTCGCCCGCACCTCCGCCGCCATCGCACGACTCGGCAAGACCCCGATCGCGTGGCACGAGGCGGGCGCCGCGAGCGACCTCGCACCCGGCACGATCGGGCAGTACTGGAGCTTCGTCTCCCCCGCCGAGGGCGCCGCCGAGAAGGCGCGCGCCTTCGTCGACCGCGGCGGCCGCCTGATCCTCTCCCCCGCCGACGCGGTCTACCTCGACATGAAGCCCGACGCGTCGGCACCGCTCGGACTCACCTGGGCGGGGGGCCCGACGAGCCTCGAGCGCGCGTACTCCTGGGAGCCGCTCGACGTGGTCCCGGGCCTGTCCGAGGCCGACATCCTCGGGGTCGAGGCGCCGCTGTGGAGTGAGACGGTGCGCGACCTCGACGACATCGACGCGCTCGCCTTCCCGCGCATCGCCGCTGCGGCGGAGGCGGCCTGGTCCGCGCCGACGGGAACCACGGACGAGCGCAGCTGGGCGTCGTTCCGGGCCCGGGTGGGCGGCCTCGGGCCGCTGTGGACGACCCTGGGCATCCGCTTCCCCGCTTCCCGAGAGGTCCCATGGACGATCTGA
- the nagA gene encoding N-acetylglucosamine-6-phosphate deacetylase has product MDDLTRLIHSARLVDEGVEAARAWLLVERGRVAERGVGETWRDAATRADEIVDAEDVAGPGAVLTPGFIDIHGHGGGGAAHDDGIEAIRAARELHRAHGTTRSIISLVTAGIDDLADRVARIADLVETDAAVLGSHLEGPFLDPGHHGAHDPGLLIEPTPAAVERLLEAGRGTVRQITIAPELPGALAAIERVAGAGAAAAVGHTDADADIARRAFDAGATILTHAFNAMRGLHHRAPGPIGAATGDERVTLEVIADGVHLDPEIVRIAFAAAPGRIALVTDAMAAAGSADGAYLLGALEVRVDDGVARLADGTIAGSTLTQDAALRTAVASGIALTDAVVALTTTPARAIGRHDLGTLAVGSPADAVLLDRELRVHRVWTGRV; this is encoded by the coding sequence ATGGACGATCTGACCCGCCTCATCCACTCCGCACGCCTCGTCGACGAAGGTGTCGAGGCGGCCCGCGCCTGGCTTCTCGTCGAGCGCGGTCGGGTGGCCGAGCGCGGCGTCGGTGAGACGTGGCGCGATGCCGCTACCCGCGCCGACGAGATCGTCGACGCCGAGGATGTCGCCGGCCCCGGCGCCGTCCTCACTCCTGGGTTCATCGACATCCACGGTCACGGCGGGGGCGGGGCCGCCCATGACGACGGCATCGAGGCGATCCGCGCGGCCCGCGAGCTGCACCGCGCCCATGGCACGACGCGGTCGATCATCTCGCTGGTCACGGCCGGCATCGACGACCTCGCCGACCGGGTCGCGCGGATCGCCGACCTCGTCGAGACGGACGCCGCCGTCCTCGGCTCGCACCTCGAGGGCCCCTTCCTCGACCCCGGGCACCACGGCGCCCACGACCCCGGCCTGCTGATCGAGCCGACGCCCGCCGCCGTGGAGCGACTGCTCGAGGCCGGTCGCGGCACCGTGCGCCAGATCACCATCGCTCCTGAGCTGCCCGGCGCCCTCGCCGCGATCGAGCGCGTCGCCGGAGCGGGCGCGGCCGCCGCCGTGGGGCACACCGATGCCGATGCCGACATCGCGCGCCGGGCGTTCGATGCCGGCGCCACGATCCTCACCCACGCGTTCAACGCGATGCGGGGGCTCCACCACCGCGCGCCCGGCCCCATCGGCGCGGCCACCGGCGATGAGCGGGTGACCCTCGAGGTGATCGCCGACGGCGTGCACCTGGATCCCGAGATCGTGCGCATCGCCTTCGCCGCGGCACCGGGGCGCATCGCCCTCGTGACCGACGCGATGGCCGCGGCGGGCTCCGCCGACGGCGCCTACCTGCTCGGCGCGCTCGAGGTCCGCGTCGACGACGGCGTCGCGCGTCTGGCGGACGGGACGATCGCCGGATCGACCCTGACCCAGGATGCCGCGCTGCGCACCGCGGTCGCGTCGGGCATCGCTCTGACCGACGCGGTCGTCGCGCTCACGACCACGCCCGCGCGCGCGATCGGTCGTCACGACCTCGGCACGCTCGCGGTGGGCTCTCCCGCCGACGCGGTCCTGCTCGACCGCGAGCTGCGCGTGCATCGGGTGTGGACCGGGCGGGTCTGA
- a CDS encoding YrdB family protein: MSDLPHVRPAQPEAPQQAPGTRPALSAIDLLAFACQLFAFATFAIWGFAAWDFPLNVVAGIGAPIVAILLWALFVSPRAVLIVHPFVRALVELLVYASATIAWWSMGHAWIGLVFGAVAVTFGVLSGRRRLA, encoded by the coding sequence ATGTCCGATCTGCCGCACGTGCGCCCAGCCCAGCCCGAAGCGCCGCAGCAGGCGCCCGGAACGCGGCCGGCTCTGTCGGCGATCGACCTGCTCGCCTTCGCCTGTCAGCTCTTCGCTTTCGCGACCTTCGCGATCTGGGGCTTCGCCGCCTGGGACTTCCCGCTCAACGTCGTCGCGGGCATCGGCGCTCCCATCGTCGCGATCCTGCTGTGGGCGCTGTTCGTGTCGCCGCGAGCGGTGCTGATCGTGCATCCCTTCGTCCGCGCGCTCGTCGAGCTTCTCGTCTACGCCTCGGCGACGATCGCCTGGTGGAGCATGGGCCACGCCTGGATCGGACTCGTCTTCGGCGCGGTCGCCGTGACGTTCGGCGTGCTCTCGGGGCGGCGGCGCCTGGCATGA
- a CDS encoding FAD-binding oxidoreductase has product MTADVVARLRAELGDRVDESETVLAAARADKSGHAASGRPLAVVTARSVEDVQATMRIASETGTPVVPRGAGTGLAGGANTGAGEIGLSLRAMDRIVEVRPDDLIAVVEPGILNADLNAALAPHGLWWAPDPASRDISTVGGNIATGAGGLLCAKYGVVRDAVLGLDLVLADGRLMRLGHRTVKGVTGLDLTSLVIGSEGILGVVVAATLKLRRLVPGEARTIAATFGDVRAAATAASAVTAAGIQPAIMELMDATSLAASHRLLGLPDPTPGAAQLTVQTDGAAATAEAEAILDVLAEAGGTARLAVDDAEAQQLWTVRRSMHPAMESLGTTLIEDVSVPRSALPAMFDEIARIEERFGLTIPTVCHAGDGNLHPNFVFPGPEVPEVVWEAAEDLFQSALCLGGTLTGEHGVGILKRRWLAAELGEDQWELQRRIARVFDPAGILNPGKVFAP; this is encoded by the coding sequence ATGACGGCCGACGTCGTCGCGCGCCTGCGGGCCGAGCTCGGTGATCGCGTCGACGAGTCGGAGACCGTGCTCGCCGCAGCGCGCGCCGACAAGTCGGGCCACGCGGCATCCGGCCGGCCGCTCGCGGTCGTCACGGCACGGTCGGTCGAGGACGTGCAGGCGACGATGCGCATCGCCTCCGAGACGGGCACGCCCGTCGTGCCGCGCGGCGCCGGCACCGGGCTCGCCGGCGGCGCCAACACGGGTGCCGGTGAGATCGGGCTGTCGCTGCGCGCGATGGATCGCATCGTCGAGGTGCGTCCCGACGATCTCATCGCCGTCGTCGAGCCCGGCATCCTCAACGCCGACCTGAACGCCGCCCTCGCACCGCACGGCCTGTGGTGGGCTCCCGATCCCGCCAGCCGCGACATCTCGACCGTCGGCGGCAACATCGCCACCGGCGCCGGCGGCCTGCTGTGCGCCAAGTACGGGGTCGTCCGCGACGCCGTCCTCGGCCTCGACCTCGTTCTGGCCGACGGTCGGCTGATGCGGCTCGGACACCGCACGGTGAAGGGCGTGACCGGCCTCGACCTCACCTCTCTCGTGATCGGCTCGGAGGGGATCCTCGGCGTCGTCGTCGCGGCGACGCTCAAGCTCCGGCGGCTGGTGCCGGGCGAGGCGCGGACGATCGCCGCCACGTTCGGGGACGTGCGTGCGGCGGCGACGGCCGCCTCGGCGGTGACCGCCGCGGGCATCCAGCCGGCGATCATGGAGCTGATGGACGCGACATCGCTCGCGGCATCCCACCGCCTGCTCGGGCTGCCCGACCCGACGCCGGGTGCCGCGCAGCTGACGGTCCAGACCGACGGCGCGGCAGCCACCGCCGAGGCCGAGGCGATCCTCGACGTGCTGGCCGAGGCGGGCGGGACCGCTCGCCTGGCCGTCGACGACGCCGAGGCGCAGCAGCTGTGGACCGTGCGCCGCTCGATGCACCCGGCGATGGAGAGCCTGGGCACGACGCTCATCGAGGACGTCTCGGTTCCCCGCAGCGCGCTGCCTGCGATGTTCGACGAGATCGCCCGCATCGAGGAACGCTTCGGGCTGACCATCCCCACCGTCTGCCACGCCGGCGACGGCAATCTGCATCCGAACTTCGTCTTCCCCGGTCCCGAGGTCCCCGAGGTGGTGTGGGAGGCGGCGGAGGACCTGTTCCAGTCGGCGCTGTGTCTGGGCGGAACCCTCACCGGCGAGCATGGCGTGGGCATCCTCAAGCGGCGATGGCTCGCCGCCGAGCTGGGCGAGGATCAGTGGGAGCTGCAGCGTCGCATCGCGCGGGTGTTCGACCCGGCGGGCATCCTCAACCCGGGCAAGGTGTTCGCACCGTGA
- a CDS encoding extracellular solute-binding protein: MKKSLGALSLLGVSAILLAGCASDGAGQAEETGDLTVWLVGTDTPQDARDYLKETFEAENDGWTLTIEEKTWADTADNYVAALSSNDAPDLVEVGNTQSPGFIAQGLFADLSDLEADLGGDELLQSFVELGSEDGTLYAAPYYAGSRIVFYSPSSYAGAVPATLEEYVAAGIASTTPTKSGIYAPGKDWYNALPYVWANGGEIATQDGDTWTGGFSSAGGIAGLEMLQDVYESATIAPADADETDPQVPFCAGEVGFLSAPAWVKWSILAPSDADTAPGCPETAGADLRAFALPGMTAGEVAPVFAGGSNIAVAAKSNAPDKAEAALQIILSEGYQKILAENGLIPALTSFAQYLPHDEITAEAAKAVASSKAVPASPNWSEVESSGVIKDALVKIAQGGDVTAIATELDSQIESILNK, translated from the coding sequence ATGAAGAAGAGCCTCGGAGCACTGTCGCTCCTCGGTGTCTCCGCCATCCTGCTCGCCGGCTGCGCCAGCGACGGAGCCGGACAGGCCGAGGAGACCGGCGACCTGACCGTCTGGCTGGTCGGCACCGACACCCCGCAGGACGCCCGCGACTACCTCAAAGAGACGTTCGAAGCCGAGAACGACGGCTGGACACTCACGATCGAGGAGAAGACATGGGCCGACACCGCCGACAACTACGTCGCCGCCCTGTCGTCGAACGATGCTCCCGACCTCGTCGAGGTGGGCAACACCCAGTCACCCGGGTTCATCGCCCAGGGACTGTTCGCCGACCTCTCGGATCTCGAGGCCGACCTCGGCGGCGATGAGCTGCTGCAGAGCTTCGTCGAGCTCGGCTCCGAGGACGGCACGCTGTACGCGGCGCCCTACTACGCCGGGTCGCGCATCGTCTTCTACTCGCCGTCGTCGTACGCCGGCGCCGTGCCCGCGACGCTCGAGGAGTACGTCGCGGCGGGGATCGCGTCGACGACTCCGACGAAGTCGGGCATCTACGCGCCCGGCAAGGACTGGTACAACGCACTGCCCTACGTCTGGGCGAACGGCGGCGAGATCGCCACCCAGGACGGCGATACGTGGACGGGCGGGTTCTCGAGCGCCGGCGGCATCGCAGGGCTCGAGATGCTGCAGGACGTCTACGAGAGCGCCACGATCGCCCCGGCCGACGCGGACGAGACCGACCCGCAGGTGCCGTTCTGCGCCGGGGAGGTCGGGTTCCTCTCGGCACCGGCGTGGGTGAAGTGGTCGATCCTCGCGCCGTCCGACGCCGACACGGCTCCCGGATGCCCCGAGACCGCCGGCGCGGATCTCCGCGCGTTCGCCCTGCCCGGGATGACCGCGGGCGAGGTCGCGCCCGTGTTCGCGGGAGGCTCGAACATCGCCGTCGCCGCCAAGTCGAACGCACCCGACAAAGCAGAGGCCGCCCTGCAGATCATCCTCTCGGAGGGCTACCAGAAGATCCTGGCCGAGAACGGGCTCATCCCCGCGCTCACCTCGTTCGCGCAGTACCTGCCCCACGACGAGATCACGGCCGAGGCCGCCAAGGCGGTCGCGTCGTCCAAGGCCGTGCCCGCGAGCCCGAACTGGTCCGAGGTCGAGTCCTCCGGTGTCATCAAGGACGCGCTCGTGAAGATCGCCCAGGGCGGCGACGTCACGGCGATCGCGACCGAGCTCGACAGCCAGATCGAATCGATCCTCAACAAGTAG
- a CDS encoding carbohydrate ABC transporter permease yields the protein MSAQVTPATQLGTVGVDEVVGEVGRAKRPRPGSLAARRPPRRRLVSRASLNLAALVVFVCSVFPVYWMLNMSFTRGESIISRTPSFLPFDFTLGNYATAWTREAAPGQTDFLHGLLSSSLVTVGVLVVTLVLAFLASIAVARIRFRGRRTFIVAVLIVQMIPGEAMMFTIYGMIDDWRLMNTLIGLGIVYVAAVIPFTIWTLRGFVAGVPVDLEEAAMIDGCTRTQAFWKVTFPLLAPGLVATGIFAFIQSWNEFTMALLLMRGYNLTLPPWLLSFQSATAATNWGAVMAASTLISIPVVVFFLIVQGRMSGGLVSGAVKG from the coding sequence GTGAGCGCTCAGGTCACCCCCGCCACCCAGCTCGGCACGGTCGGCGTCGACGAGGTCGTCGGAGAGGTGGGGCGCGCGAAGCGCCCACGACCGGGCTCCCTCGCGGCGCGCCGACCGCCGCGTCGTCGGCTGGTCTCCCGCGCGTCGCTGAACCTCGCTGCGCTCGTGGTCTTCGTCTGCTCGGTGTTCCCGGTCTACTGGATGCTGAACATGTCGTTCACGCGAGGCGAGAGCATCATCAGCCGCACGCCCAGCTTCCTGCCCTTCGACTTCACCCTCGGCAACTACGCCACAGCCTGGACGCGGGAGGCGGCACCCGGACAGACCGACTTCCTGCACGGACTCCTCTCATCGTCCCTCGTGACGGTGGGCGTCCTGGTCGTCACGCTCGTGCTCGCCTTCCTCGCGTCGATCGCCGTGGCCCGCATCCGGTTCCGGGGTCGCCGGACGTTCATCGTCGCGGTGCTCATCGTGCAGATGATCCCCGGCGAAGCGATGATGTTCACCATCTACGGCATGATCGACGACTGGCGCCTCATGAACACCCTCATCGGCCTCGGCATCGTCTACGTCGCCGCTGTCATCCCGTTCACGATCTGGACGCTGCGCGGCTTCGTGGCGGGCGTCCCCGTCGACCTCGAGGAGGCGGCCATGATCGACGGCTGCACGCGCACCCAGGCGTTCTGGAAGGTCACCTTCCCCCTGCTCGCGCCGGGACTCGTCGCGACCGGCATCTTCGCCTTCATCCAGTCCTGGAACGAGTTCACCATGGCCCTGCTGCTCATGCGCGGCTACAACCTCACCCTGCCGCCGTGGCTGCTGTCGTTCCAGTCCGCGACCGCCGCGACCAACTGGGGCGCGGTCATGGCGGCATCCACGCTCATCTCGATCCCGGTGGTCGTCTTCTTCCTCATCGTGCAGGGGCGGATGTCGGGCGGGCTCGTCTCGGGAGCCGTGAAGGGGTGA
- a CDS encoding ROK family protein, protein MTRRIGIDVGGTKILGIAVDEDGHQIARVRRATGWGEDAVADGIAAVIDELVGPGAGAAVGIGVPGQIAPGSGVVEHALNLGIGRADLAAAIVERTGIRPVVDNDVRMAAVGARALLPTGDSLAYLNLGTGIGAGIVDARGPWRGSRGAAGEIGHVPIDPAGPLCRCGQRGCIEALAGGGALAERWGRDDALPVLAVMDAADAGDPRALLLRDDLVRGVAAAVRLLVLATDVDLVALGGGVASLGVRLLDPVRTTLAAASASSPFLGSLRLDERVVLVPPGTAVGALGAALSASRHPAARTVSPR, encoded by the coding sequence GTGACCCGCCGTATCGGGATAGATGTCGGGGGCACCAAAATCCTCGGCATCGCCGTCGACGAGGACGGCCACCAGATCGCGCGCGTGCGTCGCGCGACCGGCTGGGGTGAGGATGCCGTCGCGGACGGCATCGCGGCCGTCATCGATGAGCTCGTCGGTCCCGGTGCCGGCGCTGCCGTGGGCATCGGAGTGCCCGGCCAGATCGCGCCGGGAAGCGGGGTGGTCGAGCACGCGCTGAACCTCGGCATCGGTCGCGCCGACCTCGCGGCCGCGATCGTCGAGCGCACCGGCATCCGCCCGGTCGTCGACAACGACGTCCGGATGGCCGCCGTCGGTGCCCGGGCGCTGCTGCCCACCGGGGACTCGCTCGCCTACCTGAACCTCGGCACCGGGATCGGGGCGGGCATCGTCGACGCGCGCGGCCCGTGGCGCGGATCGCGGGGTGCGGCCGGCGAGATCGGCCACGTTCCGATCGACCCCGCCGGCCCGCTCTGCCGGTGCGGCCAGCGGGGCTGCATCGAGGCGCTCGCGGGGGGTGGCGCGCTGGCCGAGCGGTGGGGTCGAGACGATGCCCTGCCCGTACTCGCCGTCATGGATGCCGCGGATGCCGGCGATCCCCGCGCCCTGCTTCTGCGTGACGACCTCGTGCGGGGGGTGGCCGCCGCCGTCCGGCTGCTCGTACTGGCCACCGACGTCGACCTGGTCGCGCTCGGCGGTGGCGTGGCATCTCTCGGGGTCCGACTGCTCGATCCGGTGCGAACGACCCTCGCCGCGGCGTCCGCCTCATCGCCGTTCCTCGGCTCGCTGCGTCTGGACGAGCGCGTCGTGCTCGTCCCGCCGGGGACCGCCGTCGGCGCGCTCGGCGCGGCGCTGTCGGCATCGCGGCATCCCGCGGCCCGAACGGTCAGCCCCAGGTGA
- a CDS encoding NUDIX hydrolase — protein sequence MTPATPESPTDRVVHVSAAVVTDGAGRTLLVRKRGTERFMAPGGKPEPGESAAQALARELHEELGVVVSPADLAYLGRFESDAANEPGFRVLAEAFALTLDPRSVSAAAEIAEARWLTPDEAAALPLAPLSTEHLLPLTWG from the coding sequence GTGACACCCGCGACGCCGGAGTCCCCGACCGACCGGGTCGTGCACGTCAGCGCGGCGGTCGTGACCGATGGCGCGGGGCGCACGCTCCTCGTCCGCAAGCGCGGCACCGAGCGGTTCATGGCCCCCGGGGGCAAGCCGGAGCCGGGAGAGTCGGCCGCGCAAGCTCTCGCCCGAGAGCTGCACGAGGAGCTCGGGGTGGTCGTCTCACCCGCGGATCTGGCCTACCTCGGCCGGTTCGAGTCGGATGCCGCGAACGAGCCCGGGTTCCGCGTCCTCGCCGAGGCCTTCGCCCTCACGCTCGATCCGCGCTCGGTGAGCGCTGCGGCCGAGATCGCCGAGGCCCGGTGGCTGACCCCCGACGAGGCCGCCGCGCTGCCGCTGGCCCCGCTCAGCACCGAGCACCTGCTCCCCCTCACCTGGGGCTGA
- a CDS encoding carbohydrate ABC transporter permease, protein MTDVLTRGPRQERPVDQHARSARERSRRRRDNGGALTLLGPSLIILGVMVGYPAVLMLVQSFTDYSIRNKVQGTLPDLVGFENYIEVFTQSDFPAVLVRSLGLMLTMTVLIVGLGALVAVLMTRLRRGWRILVSLGLLLAWAMPPLAATTVWGWIFDSQYGVVNWALNTVTGGSAWTNHSWLANPWSFFLVLTIIVVWQGVPFAAFTLYAALGQVPGEVLEAASLDGAVGWQRFRLVVFPYLRNVVTVVVVLQVIWNLRIFTQVYALQQRGGLVSETNVLGTYIFRQGPGEFGVTSAIGVLMVILLLTLSWGYIRTTLKEEEL, encoded by the coding sequence ATGACAGACGTCCTCACACGGGGCCCGCGGCAGGAGCGCCCCGTCGACCAGCACGCGCGGAGTGCTCGGGAGAGATCACGGCGGCGCCGTGACAACGGCGGGGCCCTGACGCTGCTCGGCCCCTCGCTGATCATCCTCGGGGTGATGGTGGGGTACCCCGCGGTGCTGATGCTCGTGCAGTCCTTCACCGACTACTCCATCCGCAACAAGGTGCAGGGCACCCTTCCCGACCTCGTCGGGTTCGAGAACTACATCGAGGTCTTCACGCAGTCCGACTTCCCCGCCGTGCTCGTGCGCAGTCTCGGGCTGATGCTGACGATGACCGTGCTCATCGTCGGCCTCGGTGCGCTCGTCGCCGTCCTGATGACCCGGCTGCGTCGGGGCTGGCGGATCCTCGTCTCGCTCGGGCTGCTGCTGGCCTGGGCGATGCCGCCGCTGGCGGCCACCACGGTCTGGGGATGGATCTTCGACTCGCAGTACGGCGTGGTCAACTGGGCGCTCAACACCGTCACCGGCGGTTCCGCCTGGACGAATCACTCCTGGCTGGCCAATCCCTGGTCGTTCTTCCTGGTGCTCACCATCATCGTCGTCTGGCAGGGCGTGCCGTTCGCGGCCTTCACGCTCTACGCGGCTCTCGGGCAGGTTCCCGGCGAGGTGCTCGAAGCGGCATCCCTCGACGGCGCCGTCGGCTGGCAGCGGTTCCGGCTCGTGGTGTTCCCCTACCTCCGCAACGTGGTCACCGTCGTGGTGGTGCTGCAGGTCATCTGGAACCTCCGCATCTTCACGCAGGTCTACGCCCTGCAGCAGCGGGGCGGGCTCGTCTCCGAGACGAACGTGCTCGGCACCTACATCTTCCGGCAGGGTCCCGGCGAGTTCGGCGTCACCAGCGCGATCGGCGTGCTCATGGTGATCCTTCTGCTGACGCTCTCGTGGGGCTACATCCGCACCACTCTCAAGGAGGAGGAGCTGTGA